The Malus domestica chromosome 10, GDT2T_hap1 genome contains a region encoding:
- the LOC103446894 gene encoding BAG family molecular chaperone regulator 5, mitochondrial — MMKPSRSRRLSFSSSASTTVTYTLHDDEPAPPATTEIPIQSSDTPIPITLHLPQSTAAIKIQSAYRAHLIRTHFKTIAAVHSEADEFQRLIQRQETVDAVRASEREKLRMNESLMRLLLKLDSVPGVDPAVREARRKVSRRIVGLQEIVDAIVSEDVDGFWGGRDGGFGGNWDDVLAEMEEEVCRDRGGEEMERYCAQYLGFRCLQRFLQEP; from the coding sequence ATGATGAAACCCTCTCGCAGTCGCAGACTCAGCTTCTCCTCCTCCGCCTCCACCACCGTCACCTACACCCTCCACGATGACGAACCTGCCCCTCCCGCCACCACCGAAATTCCCATCCAGTCCTCGGACACCCCAATTCCCATCACCCTTCACTTACCGCAATCCACCGCGGCCATCAAAATTCAATCGGCCTACCGGGCCCACCTCATCCGCACCCACTTCAAAACAATCGCAGCCGTCCACTCCGAGGCCGACGAGTTCCAGCGCCTGATCCAACGGCAGGAAACTGTCGACGCCGTCAGGGCAAGCGAGCGCGAGAAGCTGAGGATGAACGAGTCCCTGATGCGGCTGCTGCTGAAGCTGGACTCGGTCCCCGGGGTGGACCCCGCGGTGAGGGAAGCGAGGAGAAAAGTTAGCCGTCGGATCGTGGGGCTGCAGGAGATCGTGGACGCGATCGTATCGGAAGACGTGGATGGCTTCTGGGGTGGCAGAGACGGTGGGTTTGGGGGGAACTGGGACGACGTCCTTgcagagatggaggaggagGTGTGTAGGGATAGAGGAGGGGAGGAGATGGAGAGGTATTGCGCTCAGTATCTGGGGTTTCGGTGCTTGCAGCGATTTTTGCAGGAGCCGTGA
- the LOC103412554 gene encoding uncharacterized protein has protein sequence MEKRPPALALGPLKLTLLLLLWLVVFPAAKGCPSGGSRCRSCPPDGSQCRNCIVNQMKFSCPECTPVLRCMARCLWGGSSRANCIKNCDCGTPKLSDCKRCMSRCKCSCMLS, from the coding sequence ATGGAGAAGAGGCCGCCTGCACTAGCTCTTGGGCCGCTGAAGCTGACGCTGCTTCTGTTGCTGTGGTTGGTTGTGTTTCCGGCTGCTAAGGGTTGCCCATCAGGCGGCAGCCGATGCAGAAGTTGCCCACCAGACGGCAGTCAATGCAGAAATTGTATAGTAAATCAGATGAAGTTCAGCTGCCCAGAATGCACGCCGGTTCTGCGCTGTATGGCTCGATGCTTGTGGGGCGGCAGCTCGAGGGCCAACTGCATCAAGAACTGTGATTGTGGCACCCCGAAGCTCTCCGACTGCAAGAGGTGCATGTCACGCTGCAAGTGCAGCTGCATGTTGTCGTAG
- the LOC103412553 gene encoding V-type proton ATPase subunit e1-like translates to MGFVVTTLIFAMVGVIASLMVRICCGRGASANLLHLTLVITAVVCCWMMWAIVYLAQMKPLIVPILTEGE, encoded by the exons ATGGGTTTTGTAGTTACAACTCTGATCTTTGCAATGGTGGGCGTAATTGCTTCCCTCATGGTCAGAATCTGCTGTGGCAGAGGCGCATCGGCCAATTT GCTTCACCTTACACTAGTTATCACAGCGGTAGTGTGCTGTTGGATGAT GTGGGCAATCGTATACCTTGCACAGATGAAACCACTCATTGTTCCGATCCTCACTGAAGGAGAGTGA
- the LOC103412609 gene encoding long-chain-alcohol O-fatty-acyltransferase-like, which yields MKKLEGEIPIFFMVWILVVASLSYCHTVGNVTSPGTTRLLAVLPVVFFFFYLPLNLTTIFLGGPSSFFLAWLANFKLLLFAFNKGPLATTPPTSISHFIPLACLPIKFRNDPKNHEKKERPAQRISASKSLPKGQKSTLNYVTKALIFSTSVHVYHNKQFIHPKILLFLYSIYMYTGLELILALVASLARVFLGVDFEPQFDEPYLSTSLQDFWGSRWNIMVSRILHPTVYQPVREISTGALGTKWARIPAVIASFFVSAVMHELIFYYIGRTLPTWELTCFFLLHGICLSIEIVIKKAFDGKWRLPAAVSGPLAMAFVVATGVWLFLPSIMVRCEPDVMAYREYTAFTEFMKSVSNFVKVSFLSIVGK from the coding sequence ATGAAGAAATTGGAAGGAGAAATCCCAATATTTTTCATGGTTTGGATTTTGGTTGTGGCATCACTATCTTACTGTCATACCGTCGGCAATGTCACTTCTCCGGGCACTACCAGACTCCTCGCCGTCCTACCCGtcgtattcttcttcttctacctcCCTCTCAATCTGACCACCATTTTTCTCGGCGGCCCGTCGTCTTTCTTCCTCGCTTGGCTTGCCAACTTCAAGCTCCTCCTCTTTGCCTTTAACAAAGGTCCCCTCGCCACCACCCCTCCCACTTCCATATCTCATTTCATCCCCTTAGCTTGCCTTCCAATCAAATTCCGAAACGACCCCAAAAACCATGAAAAGAAAGAACGTCCTGCGCAGAGAATTTCTGCTTCAAAATCTCTCCCAAAAGGCCAGAAATCGACTCTCAACTATGTGACCAAGGCTTTGATTTTTTCCACGTCAGTACATGTATATCACAACAAACAGTTTATTCACCCTAAAATCTTACTCTTCCTCTACTCCATTTACATGTACACCGGCCTTGAGCTTATCCTCGCCTTGGTCGCTTCACTGGCCCGAGTCTTCCTCGGCGTTGATTTCGAGCCGCAGTTCGACGAACCCTACCTCTCCACCTCACTCCAGGACTTCTGGGGAAGCAGGTGGAACATCATGGTGAGCAGAATTCTACACCCTACCGTATACCAACCCGTCCGGGAAATCTCCACCGGTGCCCTCGGGACAAAGTGGGCCCGGATTCCGGCTGTTATCGCGTCGTTTTTCGTGTCGGCGGTGATGCATGAGCTCATCTTCTATTACATTGGACGGACGTTGCCCACGTGGGAGCTGACCtgcttcttcctcctccacgGAATATGTTTGTCCATTGAGATTGTGATCAAGAAGGCTTTTGACGGTAAGTGGCGGTTGCCTGCTGCCGTTTCGGGGCCGTTGGCGATGGCATTTGTGGTGGCGACGGGGGTGTGGCTGTTTTTGCCGTCTATTATGGTGCGGTGTGAACCGGACGTCATGGCGTACAGAGAATATACGGCTTTCACTGAGTTTATGAAAAGTGTTagtaactttgtcaaagtttcTTTCTTAAGCATAGTTGGAAAATAG
- the LOC103446777 gene encoding acyl-CoA--sterol O-acyltransferase 1, which translates to MEGEIGNFVKVWLSVYLSLCYCYAIAKFVPKGVPRLLLIIPIVSLFLYLPLHLSSLHLGGTTAFFISWLANFKLLLFAFGKGPLCSDPSISLLRFVAVACLPIKIQQNQYSKTQNKENPAPKITKNGTKSPLNYAVKGLLFALLVKLYDYKEHIHPKLLWIMYCFHIYFALEIILVIAATLARALLGLELEPQFDEPYLSSSLQDFWGRRWNIMVTSILRPTVYEPILALATRVVGRRWATLAGVMGTFLVSAIMHELIFYYLGRTRPTWEITWFFLLHGACLVAEIGVKKAVGKRKKLQLPRSVSGPLTVAFVMATVFWLFFPPLLRCKADMRALEEYAAVGAFVKNIGHAFASTAVNATATITRTS; encoded by the coding sequence ATGGAGGGTGAGATTGGAAACTTCGTCAAGGTATGGCTCTCAGTTTACCTATCTCTATGTTACTGCTATGCAATTGCTAAGTTTGTGCCAAAAGGAGTTCCAAGACTTTTGCTCATAATTCCGATCGTGTCCCTCTTCCTATACCTCCCTCTCCACCTCTCCTCCCTCCATCTCGGCGGCACCAccgctttcttcatttcttgGCTTGCAAACTTCAAGCTCTTGCTTTTCGCTTTCGGCAAAGGCCCTCTCTGCTCCGACCCTTCGATATCTCTTCTCCGTTTCGTGGCGGTTGCTTGCTTACCCATCAAAATCCAGCAAAACCAGTAttcaaaaacccaaaacaaagaaaacccaGCCCCGAAAATAACCAAAAATGGAACAAAATCCCCATTAAACTACGCAGTTAAAGGCCTATTGTTTGCCTTGTTGGTTAAGCTATATGACTACAAAGAGCACATTCATCCAAAGCTCTTATGGATCATGTATTGCTTCCACATATACTTCGCCTTGGAAATAATCCTAGTCATCGCCGCCACGTTGGCTCGAGCGCTTCTGGGGCTGGAGCTTGAGCCCCAATTCGACGAGCCTTACCTCTCGTCCTCGCTCCAGGACTTCTGGGGTAGGCGATGGAACATCATGGTCACCAGCATCCTGCGCCCAACCGTGTATGAGCCTATCCTCGCGCTAGCAACTCGTGTGGTCGGGCGCAGGTGGGCTACTCTCGCAGGCGTGATGGGGACGTTTTTGGTGTCCGCAATCATGCACGAGCTCATATTCTACTACCTGGGCAGGACGCGGCCCACTTGGGAGATCACGTGGTTCTTCCTCCTCCACGGGGCGTGCTTGGTGGCTGAGATCGGCGTCAAGAAGGCGGTCGGGAAACGGAAGAAGCTGCAGCTGCCGAGGTCAGTGTCCGGGCCGTTGACCGTCGCGTTTGTGATGGCCACCGTGTTTTGGCTCTTCTTTCCTCCTCTGCTGCGGTGTAAGGCGGACATGAGGGCATTGGAGGAGTACGCGGCTGTTGGCGCGTTTGTGAAGAATATCGGCCATGCTTTCGCTTCTACAGCGGTGAACGCAACAGCGACAATAACAAGAACCTCGTAA
- the LOC108171930 gene encoding uncharacterized protein, translated as MSSKREHEGNASVNTEGFELHPKRQKLNEHSSPSPASEGTLLPGFNYGDVDDEDNHRRPPVSGFNGDGGDNQKGVQNGGQVEELEDDDDDDDLEQGLYQRRGREIEVRRDCPYLDTVNRQVLDFDFEKFCSLSLSNLNVYACLVCGKYYQGRGKKSHAYTHSLEAGHHVYINLRTEKVYCLPDGYEISDPSLDDIRHVLNPRFTEEQVEQIDKNKQWSRALDGSDYLPGMLGLNNIKETDFVNVTIQSLMRVTPLRNFFLIPKNYQHCKSPLVHRFGELTRKIWHARNFKGQVSPHEFLQAVMKASKKRFRIGAQSDPVEFMSWLLNTLHADLRTSKKNSSIIYECFQGELEVVKEIPNKGIEKIENGDDQNSGVATENKGIFKETYKMPFLMLGLDLPPPPLFKDVMEKNIIPQVPLFNILKKFDGETVTEVVRPRVSRMRYRVTRLPQYLILHMQRFTKNNFFVEKNPTLVNFPVKNLELKDYIPLSTTKENERLRSKYDLIANIVHDGKPGEGSYRVFVQRKSEELWYEMQDLHVSETLPQMVALSETYMQIYEQQQ; from the exons ATGAGCTCTAAGAGGGAACATGAAGGTAATGCTAGTGTGAACACGGAAGGGTTTGAATTGCATCCGAAGAGGCAAAAGCTGAATGAGCATTCATCTCCGTCACCTGCCTCTGAAGGCACTCTACTTCCGGGTTTTAATTACGGAGATGTGGACGACGAGGACAACCACAGAAGGCCACCTGTGAGTGGCTTTAACGGGGACGGCGGCGATAATCAAAAGGGTGTACAAAATGGGGGTCAAGTTGAAGAACTagaggatgatgatgatgatgatgacctTGAACAAGGACTTTACCAAAGGCGGGGACGTGAAATCGAGGTCAGGAGGGATTGCCCCTATCTCGACACTGTCAATCGCCAG GTTTTGGATTTCGATTTTGAGAAGTTCTGCTCTCTGTCACTGTCAAATTTGAATGTGTATGCATGCTTGGTTTGTGGGAAGTATTACCAAGGCAGAGGGAAGAAGTCCCATGCATATACTCATAGCCTTGAAGCTGGGCACCATGTTTATATCAATCTCCGAACAGAGAAAGTTTATTGCCTTCCCGATGGATATGAAATAAGTGACCCATCATTGGATGATATTCGACATGTCCTCAACCCAAG GTTTACTGAGGAACAAGTTGAGCAGATTGACAAGAACAAGCAATGGTCTAGAGCACTTGATGGTTCTGATTACCTTCCTGGAATG CTGGGGCTCAATAACATCAAGGAGACTGATTTTGTGAATGTCACGATTCAATCTTTAATGAGAGTCACTCCTCTAAGAAACTTCTTCCTTATCCCTAAGAATTATCAACATTGCAAGTCTCCGCTTGTTCATCGATTTGGGGAGCTAACGAGAAAGATATGGCATGCACGAAACTTCAAAGGACAG GTCAGCCCACACGAGTTCCTACAGGCAGTTATGAAAGCCAGTAAGAAAAGGTTTCGAATTGGAGCACAGTCTGACCCTGTCGAATTCATGTCATGGCTGCTTAATACGCTGCACGCAGATCTTAGAACttcaaagaaaaatagcagCATCATATATGAGTGCTTTCAG GGGGAACTGGAGGTTGTGAAGGAGATTCCTAATAAAGGTATTGAGAAGATAGAAAATGGTGATGACCAGAATTCAGGTGTTGCAACTGAAAATAAGGGCATTTTCAAGGAAACTTACAAAATGCCTTTCTTGATGCTTGGATTGGATTTGCCCCCACCACCGCTTTTCAAAGATGTGATGGAGAAAAATATAATACCCCAG GTCCCACTCTTCAACATTTTGAAGAAATTTGATGGGGAGACAGTCACTGAAGTGGTCCGACCTCGCGTATCAAGGATGAGGTATCGAGTCACCCGATTACCTCAGTATCTTATTCTCCACATGCAACGTTTTACAAAGAACAATTTCTTTGTGGAGAAGAATCCCACACTAG TGAACTTTCCTGTGAAGAACCTCGAATTGAAAGATTACATCCCGTTGTCAACCACCAAAGAGAATGAGAGGTTGCGCTCAAAGTATGATCTCATTGCCAACATTGTCCATGACGGAAAACCTGGTGAAGGTTCCTACAGGGtgtttgtacaaagaaaatccGAAGAGCTATG GTATGAGATGCAGGACCTTCATGTCTCCGAAACCCTTCCTCAGATGGTTGCGTTGTCAGAGACATATATGCAGATATACGAGCAGCAGCAGTAA
- the LOC103446778 gene encoding rho GDP-dissociation inhibitor 1, whose translation MSLAVGLVSSSKNMGLDDENAAEVSHKTEKTGEASADQLSTGMVRSPSEGSLCQTEEEDDDDEVKKIELGPQFTLKEQIEKDADDESLRRWKEQLLGSVDVNSVGETLEPEVKIMSLAIKSPGRSDIILPIPMDGNPKGLWFTLKEGSRYSLEFTFQVSNNIVSGLKYTNTVWKTAVKVDSTKEMLGTFSPQLEPYTHVLPEDTTPSGIFARGSYSARSKFADDDNKCFLEINYTFDIRKDWQSS comes from the exons ATGTCTCTGGCCGTTGGACTTGTTTCGAGCTCCAAAAACATGGGGTTGGATGATGAGAACGCCGCCGAGGTTTCCCACAAGACGGAAAAAACCGGTGAGGCAAGTGCGGATCAACTATCCACAGGGATGGTTAGATCACCCAGTGAGGGTTCCCTCTGTCAGACCGAGGAAGAAGACGACGATGACGAAGTAAAGAAGATTGAGTTGGGGCCTCAGTTCACTCTCAAAGAACAAATTGAGAAGGATGCG GACGATGAGAGCTTGAGGAGGTGGAAGGAACAGCTTCTTGGGAGTGTGGATGTTAATTCTGTTGGAG AAACTCTAGAACCAGAAGTTAAGATCATGAGCCTGGCAATTAAATCCCCTGGCAGATCTGATATAATTCTTCCGATTCCTATGGACGGAAATCCCAAAGGGTTGTGGTTTACTTTGAAAGAAGGTAGCCGTTACAGCCTCGAATTCACTTTTCAGGTCAGCAATAACATCGTTTCAGGTCTCAAATACACCAACACAGTCTGGAAAACTGCTGTGaaag TTGATAGCACGAAAGAAATGCTTGGAACATTTAGTCCACAGTTAGAGCCTTACACACATGTGTTGCCCGAGGACACAACCCCATCTGGCATATTTGCTAGGGGATCTTATTCAGCTCGAAGCAAG TTTGCTGACGATGACAACAAGTGCTTCTTGGAGATTAACTACACCTTTGATATCCGAAAAGACTGGCAATCGTCGTAA
- the LOC103446779 gene encoding uncharacterized protein, with protein sequence MALVLNLIPPSQTLFQSSSSSTRPLPTVISRPNEATQDWNSLLFKLKCRGRFSCLFSDNSKQDQARKALEGALGGKKDEFEKWDKEIKRREEVGGGGSTGGGGWFGWGRWFGWSNDGNFWQEAQQASLAVIGIILMYLIIAKGELMLAVIFNPLLYALRGTRSGFAFITSRISRKRVPDGRNISMKEAYGGVSAKESVLRKWGSD encoded by the exons ATGGCGCTTGTTCTTAACCTAATTCCGCCATCCCAAACCCTCTTTCAGTCATCGTCCTCCTCCACTCGCCCACTTCCGACTGTCATTTCCCGCCCAAATGAAGCAACTCAGGACTGGAATTCTCTTCTGTTCAAGCTCAAGTGCCGCGGCAGGTTCTCTTGCCTTTTCTCAGACAATAGCAAACAG GACCAAGCTAGGAAAGCTTTAGAAGGTGCACTTGGTGGAAAGAAAGATGAATTCGAGAAATGGGACAAAGAAATAAAGAGAAGAGAGGAGGTGGGTGGAGGCGGCAGCACTGGTGGAGGGGGATGGTTTGGGTGGGGTAGATGGTTTGGATGGTCGAATGACGGCAATTTCTGGCAAGAAGCACAACAAGCAAGTCTTGCTGTGATAGGTATCATCTTGATG TACCTCATAATTGCAAAGGGAGAACTGATGCTTGCTGTCATCTTCAATCCGTTGCTATACGCCTTGCGAGGGACAAGAAGTGGGTTTGCTTTCATAACTTCCAGAATCTCAAGGAAGAGAGTGCCAGATGGCCGTAATATCTCGATGAAGGAAGCCTACGGCGGTGTCTCCGCTAAAGAGAGTGTTCTGAGAAAATGGGGAAGTGACTAG
- the LOC103422526 gene encoding uncharacterized protein, whose amino-acid sequence MVSDQEIAEAVETVLRQSGPNDVASVNAVVQQLEAKLGLDLSHKAAFIRDQINFLLRPFAQPPQPPKDHFALHYNLNPHHHNHPHNLPHNHHPQFLPQQFPTHFALHPHHRAPEPHNFHPPPPPPHQQLRPQTQQLRPQPQSQPQPPPPPVKTEAFPQNAPTAAPETPKESAPSSGTKRRGGPGGLNKVCGVTPELQAVVGEPALARTEIVKQLWAYIRKNNLQDPSNKRKIICDDALRVVFETDCTDMFKMNKLLSKHIIPLEPNKESSQAKRLKVEAKSTTENTEAQPQPQPQPQPGSLTVGISEALAKFLGFGGSEMLLSEATRLVWEYVKVNRLEDPLNSTVILCDTKLHELLGCESISAAGMHEILDRYHLFKRL is encoded by the exons ATGGTGTCGGACCAAGAAATAGCCGAAGCTGTGGAGACTGTGCTCCGTCAATCAGGCCCTAACGACGTCGCCTCCGTGAACGCCGTCGTTCAGCAGCTCGAGGCCAAGCTAGGGTTGGACCTCTCCCACAAGGCCGCCTTTATTCGCGACCAGATCAACTTCCTCCTCCGCCCCTTCGCCCAACCGCCGCAACCCCCCAAAGACCATTTTGCCCTACATTACAACCTCAACccccaccaccacaaccacccTCACAACCTCCCCCACAACCACCATCCTCAGTTCCTCCCCCAACAATTCCCTACCCATTTTGCCCTCCACCCCCACCACCGCGCCCCCGAACCCCACAACTTCCACCccccgccgccgccgccgcatCAGCAACTACGCCCTCAGACTCAGCAACTACGCCCTCAGCCTCAGTCACAGCCTCAGCCTCCGCCTCCGCCTGTGAAGACCGAGGCTTTCCCCCAAAATGCCCCCACGGCCGCCCCGGAAACGCCCAAAGAAAG TGCTCCATCTTCTGGAACCAAGAGAAGAGGAGGGCCAGGGGGGCTTAACAAAGTCTGTGGTGTCACACCTGAGCTTCAGGCTGTTGTTGGTGAACCGGCCTTGGCGAGGACCGAG ATTGTGAAGCAGCTCTGGGCATACATAAGGAAAAACAACCTCCAAGATCCAAGTAATAAGAGAAAGATTATTTGTGATGACGCCTTACGTGTGGTATTCGAGACAGACTGTACTGACATGTTCAAGATGAATAAGCTGCTATCCAAACATATTATACCCCTTGAACCTAACA AGGAGTCAAGTCAAGCTAAACGATTGAAGGTAGAGGCCAAGTCTACAACTGAGAATACTGAAGCTCAACCACAACCGCAACCGCAACCGCAACCAGGGTCCCTTACTGTAGGAATATCTGAAGCACTGGCTAAGTTTTTGGGCTTTGGAGGAAGTGAGATGCTCCTATCTGAGGCAACAAGACTTGTTTGGGAGTATGTAAAGGTTAACCGTTTGGAG GATCCTCTAAATTCTACGGTGATATTATGTGACACAAAGCTCCACGAGCTTCTTGGATGCGAAAGCATTTCTGCTGCGGGGATGCACGAGATCTTAGATCGGTATCATTTATTCAAACGATTATGA